A window of the Streptomyces sp. Ag109_O5-10 genome harbors these coding sequences:
- a CDS encoding RNA polymerase sigma factor translates to MTNDLVAALRPLLTAEAAAEAHACGSDPRDLEQTVWVRLLERLETHGPPRAPEDWLRRAVRAESRRTRRTARREHPYTADPADPTTPTPEQRVLTTARHRAVREAVARLPGRCPRLLQALLSPKDLTYREIAGELGISQGSLGPERSRCLGCLRRLLTPEVAPREGRG, encoded by the coding sequence ATGACGAACGACCTGGTCGCCGCCCTGCGCCCGCTGCTCACCGCCGAGGCCGCCGCCGAGGCGCATGCCTGCGGCAGCGACCCGCGCGACCTGGAGCAGACCGTCTGGGTCCGCCTCCTGGAGCGCCTGGAGACCCACGGCCCGCCCAGGGCTCCGGAGGACTGGCTGCGCAGGGCGGTCCGAGCCGAGTCCCGCCGCACCCGCCGTACCGCCCGCCGGGAACACCCGTACACCGCCGATCCGGCCGACCCCACCACCCCCACCCCCGAACAACGCGTCCTCACCACCGCCCGCCACCGCGCCGTGCGCGAGGCCGTCGCCCGCCTCCCCGGCCGCTGCCCCCGGCTCCTGCAGGCCCTGCTCTCACCGAAGGACCTGACATACCGGGAAATCGCGGGGGAGTTGGGTATCTCACAGGGCAGTCTCGGCCCGGAACGTTCCAGATGTCTTGGTTGTCTGCGGCGATTGTTGACGCCGGAGGTTGCGCCCCGCGAAGGGCGGGGATAG
- a CDS encoding glycerophosphodiester phosphodiesterase, protein MDAHDSNERTRTNGTTGRRALLGAAVLGAGGAVLGLPGAARAAEAGQAGHGGGLQSLPKPTIIGHRGTSGYRPEHTFGSYDLALDLGADIVEAGDLVPTKDGHLVCRHEPEIGGTTNVADHPEFADRKTTKTLDGVPTTGWFTEDFTLAELKTLRAIERIPANRPHNMLYNGRWEIPTFEEVLKWQDEQTRRRGKQVWIYPEAKHPTYFRRLGLGVEERIAKLLRKYGKDKRNSPVLVQSFEPTSIQRLNKLIDNPLVVLLSAANTQPYDFVATGDPRTVADLITPKGLREIAGYAQGIGPTVDLIIPKDANGNFSTPSTLVADAHKVGLILHPYTMRNENPFLPPAYRVGSDADAYGNVFPVFRKYFETGIDGVFTDNADTALLARADFVNG, encoded by the coding sequence ATGGACGCGCATGACTCGAACGAGCGAACGCGGACGAACGGTACGACCGGACGGCGGGCGCTGCTCGGCGCCGCGGTGCTCGGCGCCGGGGGCGCGGTCCTCGGACTGCCGGGCGCGGCCAGGGCGGCCGAGGCCGGTCAGGCCGGTCACGGTGGCGGCCTGCAGAGCCTGCCGAAGCCGACGATCATCGGCCACCGCGGCACCAGCGGCTACCGCCCGGAGCACACCTTCGGCTCCTACGACCTCGCCCTGGACCTCGGCGCCGACATCGTCGAGGCCGGCGACCTCGTCCCCACCAAGGACGGCCACCTGGTCTGCCGCCACGAGCCGGAGATCGGCGGCACCACGAACGTCGCCGACCATCCCGAGTTCGCCGACCGCAAGACCACCAAGACGCTGGACGGCGTCCCCACCACCGGCTGGTTCACCGAGGACTTCACGCTCGCCGAGCTGAAGACGCTGCGGGCGATCGAGCGCATCCCGGCCAACCGCCCGCACAACATGCTCTACAACGGCCGCTGGGAGATCCCCACCTTCGAGGAAGTCCTCAAGTGGCAGGACGAGCAGACCCGCAGGCGCGGCAAGCAGGTCTGGATCTACCCGGAGGCCAAGCACCCCACGTACTTCCGCAGGCTCGGCCTCGGCGTCGAGGAGCGGATCGCCAAGCTGCTGCGCAAGTACGGCAAGGACAAGCGGAACTCGCCGGTCCTCGTCCAGTCCTTCGAGCCGACCAGCATCCAGCGCCTCAACAAGCTGATAGACAACCCGCTGGTCGTGCTGCTCTCCGCCGCCAACACCCAGCCCTACGACTTCGTCGCGACGGGCGACCCGCGCACGGTGGCCGACCTGATCACGCCGAAGGGCCTGCGGGAGATCGCCGGTTACGCGCAGGGCATCGGCCCGACCGTGGACCTGATCATCCCGAAGGACGCGAACGGCAACTTCAGCACGCCGAGCACGCTGGTCGCGGACGCGCACAAGGTGGGTCTGATCCTGCACCCGTACACCATGCGCAACGAGAACCCCTTCCTGCCGCCGGCCTACCGCGTCGGCAGCGACGCGGACGCCTACGGCAACGTCTTCCCGGTCTTCCGGAAGTACTTCGAGACCGGCATCGACGGTGTCTTCACCGACAACGCCGACACCGCCCTGCTGGCCCGCGCCGACTTCGTCAACGGCTGA
- a CDS encoding 1-acyl-sn-glycerol-3-phosphate acyltransferase: protein MSRFALIKAVLGPIMRLMFRPQVEGVEHIPGDGPVILAGNHLTFIDSMILPLVSKRQVFFIGKDEYVTGKGFKGRLMAWFFTGVGMIPVDRDGASGGVAALMTGKRILDEGRIFGIYPEGTRSPDGRLYRGRTGIARLTLMTGAPVVPFAMIGTDKLQPGGAGIPRPGKVTVRFGEAMEFSRYEGMDRDRYVLRAVTDSVMAEVMRLSGQEYVDMYATKAKAA from the coding sequence TTGTCCCGCTTCGCGCTCATCAAGGCAGTGCTCGGACCGATCATGCGCCTGATGTTCCGCCCCCAGGTGGAGGGCGTGGAGCACATCCCGGGGGACGGGCCGGTCATCCTCGCCGGCAACCACCTCACGTTCATCGACTCGATGATCCTGCCGCTCGTCAGCAAGCGGCAGGTGTTCTTCATCGGCAAGGACGAGTACGTCACCGGGAAGGGCTTCAAGGGCCGGCTGATGGCCTGGTTCTTCACCGGAGTCGGCATGATCCCGGTGGACCGGGACGGCGCGAGCGGTGGCGTCGCCGCCCTGATGACCGGCAAGCGGATCCTGGACGAGGGCCGGATCTTCGGGATCTACCCAGAGGGCACCCGCTCCCCCGACGGCCGGCTGTACCGGGGCCGTACCGGCATCGCCCGGCTGACGCTGATGACCGGCGCGCCGGTGGTCCCCTTCGCGATGATCGGCACGGACAAGCTGCAGCCGGGCGGCGCGGGCATCCCGCGGCCCGGCAAGGTCACCGTCCGGTTCGGCGAGGCCATGGAGTTCTCCCGGTACGAGGGGATGGACCGGGACCGCTACGTGCTGCGGGCCGTGACCGACTCGGTGATGGCCGAGGTGATGCGGCTGTCCGGGCAGGAGTACGTGGACATGTACGCCACGAAGGCGAAGGCCGCCTGA
- a CDS encoding multicopper oxidase family protein, protein MQKPSRRTLLRAPFAAAGAGLLAACTDSGSEPRSGPQHTAVTSAFVPQGPKGFVNPSDPEVLAAERKRGSGPVRMIRFTAARSMLDLGGRTVHSWAYNESVPGPLVRVTAGDVLSLTLSNQLAEKTSLHAHGVRLRCDMDGVPDLTQPAIAPGTDFIYRFVAAHPGTYLLHSHVGMQPDRALYAPFIVDDPKEPLAYDQEWVVVLDDWVDDIDGSNPEHVLDQLKPGGSMAMHMGMGMGPGPGSPSPHGSAHASPSPSKSASKGKSKTTTGPDRVLRNSHSQLLHGEGGNVAYPHYLANGRLRTDPSVFRCRPGDRVRIRIINAGSETAFRVALGGHEMTVTHTDGYPVQHKRTDALLIGMAERYDVLVTVKDGVFPLVALAEGKPGKALAILRTDKGRNLPAPDVRPAELDREIVPARRLLPAESVAMDDRVPDRDLLIRITGTMQRYDWGFDHKQYDVRQRHAVRAGERVRLTLVNATDMWHPMHLHGHTFSVTGISSAGARKDTTIVLPHRKLVLDFDADNPGLWMLHCHNQYHSESGMMTVLGYQK, encoded by the coding sequence ATGCAGAAACCTTCTCGGCGTACCCTGCTCCGTGCTCCGTTCGCTGCCGCCGGCGCCGGACTCCTCGCGGCATGTACCGACTCGGGCTCAGAACCCCGTTCCGGCCCGCAACACACGGCCGTCACCTCGGCGTTCGTCCCGCAGGGGCCCAAGGGGTTCGTCAACCCGTCGGACCCGGAGGTGCTCGCGGCCGAGCGGAAACGCGGGTCCGGCCCCGTCCGCATGATCAGGTTCACGGCGGCCAGGAGCATGCTGGACCTGGGCGGGCGCACGGTCCACAGCTGGGCGTACAACGAGTCGGTCCCCGGGCCGCTGGTGCGCGTCACCGCCGGTGACGTCCTCAGCCTGACCCTCTCCAACCAGCTGGCCGAGAAGACCTCGCTGCACGCGCACGGGGTTCGCCTGCGCTGCGACATGGACGGCGTCCCGGACCTGACCCAGCCGGCCATCGCGCCGGGCACGGACTTCATCTACCGCTTCGTCGCCGCCCACCCGGGCACGTACCTGCTCCACTCGCACGTCGGCATGCAGCCCGACCGGGCTCTCTACGCGCCGTTCATCGTCGACGACCCGAAGGAGCCGCTCGCCTACGACCAGGAGTGGGTCGTCGTCCTGGACGACTGGGTCGACGACATCGACGGCTCCAACCCCGAGCACGTGCTCGACCAGCTCAAGCCGGGCGGGTCCATGGCGATGCACATGGGGATGGGCATGGGCCCCGGCCCCGGAAGCCCGAGCCCGCACGGCTCGGCGCATGCCTCCCCGTCGCCGTCCAAGTCCGCGTCCAAGGGCAAGTCGAAGACGACGACCGGCCCCGACCGGGTGCTGCGCAACTCCCACAGCCAACTGCTGCACGGCGAGGGCGGCAACGTCGCCTACCCGCACTACCTGGCCAACGGGCGGCTGCGCACCGACCCCTCGGTCTTCCGCTGCCGCCCCGGCGACCGGGTCCGGATCCGGATCATCAACGCGGGCTCCGAGACGGCGTTCCGGGTGGCGCTCGGCGGCCACGAGATGACCGTGACCCACACCGACGGCTACCCCGTGCAGCACAAGAGGACCGACGCGCTGCTGATCGGCATGGCCGAGCGGTACGACGTCCTCGTCACCGTCAAGGACGGCGTCTTCCCGCTCGTCGCGCTCGCCGAGGGCAAGCCGGGCAAAGCGCTCGCGATCCTCCGCACCGACAAGGGGAGAAACCTTCCGGCGCCGGATGTCAGGCCGGCCGAGCTGGACCGCGAGATCGTGCCGGCGCGCCGCCTGCTGCCGGCCGAGTCCGTCGCCATGGACGACCGCGTCCCCGACCGTGACCTGCTCATCCGGATCACGGGCACGATGCAGAGGTACGACTGGGGCTTCGACCACAAGCAGTACGACGTGCGGCAGCGGCATGCGGTGCGGGCCGGCGAGCGGGTGCGGCTCACGCTCGTCAACGCGACCGACATGTGGCACCCGATGCATCTGCACGGGCACACGTTCTCGGTCACCGGGATCAGCTCGGCGGGGGCGCGCAAGGACACGACGATCGTGCTGCCGCACCGCAAGCTGGTGCTCGACTTCGACGCCGACAACCCCGGGTTGTGGATGCTGCACTGCCACAACCAGTACCACTCGGAGAGCGGGATGATGACGGTGCTCGGTTACCAGAAGTGA
- a CDS encoding GNAT family N-acetyltransferase, with translation MGMSVTISVATEQDAEQIFRLQYLCFQGEAALYGNYRIDPLVQSLDSVRQELATDCVFVARLGEEVVGSVRGSVTEDGAAAIGKLCVHPRLQGHGIGARLLRAAEEALAEQRGAKRFRLFTGHRSEGNLRLYRRVGYETVGTSKGADGVPMIVLEKPASTYATTA, from the coding sequence ATGGGCATGAGCGTGACCATCTCGGTGGCGACCGAGCAGGATGCAGAGCAGATCTTCAGGCTCCAGTACCTGTGCTTCCAGGGTGAGGCGGCGCTGTACGGCAACTACCGGATCGACCCGCTCGTCCAGAGCCTCGACTCGGTCCGCCAGGAGCTCGCCACCGACTGCGTCTTCGTCGCCCGACTCGGCGAGGAGGTCGTCGGTTCGGTCCGCGGCTCGGTCACCGAGGACGGCGCCGCCGCCATCGGCAAACTCTGCGTCCACCCCCGTCTCCAGGGCCACGGCATCGGCGCCCGCCTGCTGCGCGCGGCCGAGGAGGCGCTCGCCGAACAGCGCGGCGCCAAGCGGTTCCGCCTCTTCACCGGCCACCGCAGCGAGGGCAACCTCCGCCTGTACCGCCGGGTCGGCTACGAGACGGTGGGCACCTCCAAGGGCGCGGACGGCGTCCCGATGATCGTCCTGGAAAAGCCGGCCAGTACTTATGCAACTACGGCCTGA